GAACTGGCTGCGGAAGTGGATGTTTCATTTGAAACACTGAAACAGGAGTGTAATGAAGAACGGGAGGCCATGAAAAATAACCTCCAGTATGGGGATAATAACCCGAAAAGGTGGAATAATGGTAGGCAACAAAATAGGCAGGTGCCTACACCCAATCTGTTGCCGGCTTACCACGCTGCTGAACGCAAGCTGCTCTCCTGGATGCTTCAGGATGATGAGGCTGCCCAGTACGTGAATGAGCATCTTGGTGAAGCTTTTAACTTGGATGATCATGCAGCTATTGCTGCTTATCTATATGCCTATTATGCGCAAGGCAAACCGTCGGATACAAGCCGTTTTATGTCTTCGCTGCATGACGACCGACTGGAAAAAACGGTCAGTTCAATCTCGATGATGGATGGTCCAGGTGAATGGAGTATTCAAGTGCTCGACGATTGCATCAGGGAAGTGCTGAAATATCCGCGTAAGAAAGAGTACGACCTGAAAAAAGAAGAAATGATTGCTGCAGAGCGGGCAGGTGATTCTGTACGCGCGGCACAAATTGCAATTGAAATGATTGCCCTAGAGAGACAGTGAACGTCTGAATGTTGGATGTTTCTAGGGAGGAGGGAGTCGAGTTATGGCGAATGATCAGCATACTGAACTAGAAACAGAATTGACGCTGGATCAGGTTAAGGATCAATTGATTGAGTCAGGTAAGAAAAGAGCTTCGTTGAACTACAAGGAAATTATAGAAAAACTCTCCCCGTTTGAGCAAGACGCTGAGCAGATGGATGAGTTCTATGAACAACTGAGCGATCTGGGTATTGATGTTGTGAACGAAAATGATGAAGAGGTAACCCTTCGCCCTAGTGAAGATTCCGAGAACAACACCAGAGAGGGAGACGATGAATTCCACTTTGATGATGATCTGAGCCTTCCACCAGGAATCAAAATCAACGACCCTGTTCGTATGTATCTCAAAGAAATTGGTCGTGTACCTTTGTTGTCTGCGGATGACGAAGTAGAACTGGCTAAACGGATTGAAAACGGGGATGAAGAGGCGAAACGTCGTTTGGCTGAAGCTAACCTTCGTCTCGTGGTCAGTATCGCCAAGCGTTATGTTGGACGTGGCATGTTGTTCCTGGATCTGATTCAGGAAGGTAACATGGGTCTGATCAAAGCTGTTGAGAAGTTCGACCACAAAAAGGGCTATAAATTCAGTACGTATGCGACATGGTGGATTCGCCAAGCGATCACCCGTGCGATTGCGGACCAGGCGCGTACCATACGTATCCCTGTGCATATGGTGGAGACGATCAATAAGCTGATCCGGGTATCCCGTCAGCTGTTGCAGGAACTTGGGCGTGAACCGACACCAGAAGAAATCGCTGCCGAGATGGATCTGAGTGTGGAAAAAGTTCGTGAGATTACGAAGATTGCTCAGGAACCGGTTTCCTTGGAAACACCGATTGGTGAGGAAGATGATTCCCATCTGGGTGATTTCATCGAGGATCAGGAAGCGCTGGCTCCGGCGGATGCTGCTGCTTATGAGCTGCTGAAAGAACAGCTCGAAGATGTCCTGGATACTTTGACTGAGCGTGAAGAGAATGTGCTTCGTCTGCGTTTTGGTCTGGACGATGGACGTACAAGAACGCTGGAAGAAGTGGGCAAGGTATTTGGTGTTACGCGTGAGCGTATTCGTCAGATTGAAGCCAAGGCTCTTCGTAAATTGCGTCACCCTAGCCGCAGTAAACGGCTTAAAGATTTCCTCGAATAAATCACTATGGGAGACTTTCCGCAAGACGCTTAAGCGGCGGCGGGGTCTCCTTTATTTTTAAATTGAACATCTAAATTTCTTGGTTTTGGTAATTCATCCTTGAAATGTTTTATTGGATTTCATTTTATCGCTTTTCGTTGTTCAATGCAAATCAATAAATTAAATGAATGGTGTAGGTGCTTCATGAAACTTTCGAATCGATTACAGCGGATACATGATCAAATTCCCGAAGGCAGCCGCTTGGCTGACATTGGCTCAGACCACGCTTTGCTTCCGGTAGCGGCAGTACGCAGCGGGAAAGCAGTTACTGCAATAGCCGGAGAAGTTAATCCCGGCCCTTATGAAGCTGCACGCAAGCAAGTCAGCGATGCTGGACTGAAGGAACAAATTACAGTACGTCGTGGTGATGGCTTGGATATCATCTCTGCAGGAGAAGTGGACGTTATCACCATTGCCGGTATGGGAGGAGCACTCATTGCCTCCATTCTGGATCGCGGCCTCTCCAAGCTGGATGAGGTCAAGCTTCTCATTTTGCAGCCTAATGTTGGTGAGGATATTCTCAGACGTTGGTTGTTGGAACATCACTGGGTGGTTGTTGCAGAGCAGCTGCTTGAGGAAGATGGCAAAGTGTACGAGATTGTTACAGCAATGCCGAAGGAACTCAGTCCGATTGCCAATGAGGAAGTGTATCGCGCACGACCGCTTGAAGGCGGAGTGGTATTGACATCAGATTTGCTGCTGCGCATGGGGCCTTATTTAACAGACCGTCCTACGGATGTTTTTTTTGCCAAATGGGAGAGCGAAATCGTCAAGCTGCAAAGTGTTGTGCAGTCCATCTCCAAATCCGATCAGGAGTCCTCACGGGACAAGGCGGCTGAGGTGGAGCGTCTTATTGTGAACTTGAAGGAGGTACTCTCATGTTTGCCAAAGGTCAAACTGTAATTCAATTGATGGAGCAGCTTGCTCCCAAACATCTGGCCGTGCCGGACGATCGGATTGGTCTTCAGCTTGGCAGTTTGCAAAAGGAAATTACGCACGTTCTTATCGCGCTTGATGTTACAAACGAAGTTGTAGACGAGGCCATTCGGATTGGAGCCAATCTGATTATTGCGCACCATGCCATCATTTTCCGTCCAGTCAAATCCTTGAATACAGATACACCCATGGGGAAATTGTACGAGAAGCTGATCAAGCATGATATTGCGGTGTACATTAGTCATACCAATCTGGATGTGGCTGAAGGTGGCATGAATGACTGGATGGCCGAGGCCATTGGAATAGAGAGCAAGGAATCACTTGAGGATGTACATACAGATCATTTATTTAAATTGGCTGTATTTGTACCCCGCACCCATCATGAGCAGGTGCTCCAAGCGATCCTCGAAGCCGGCGCTGGCAGTATTGGTCAGTACAATAAGTGCAGCTTCAACACCGAAGGTACAGGTACTTTTGTACCGGGTGAGGGGACACAGCCCTTCATCGGTACAGAGGGACAGATGGAGCGTGTAGAGGAAATGCGGATTGAGACCATTGTACCGCAGAGTCTGCGCAGCAAGGTTATACAAGCGATGCTGAAGGCTCATCCGTATGAGGAAGTGGCCTATGACCTGTATGCAATGGATTTAAAAGGCCGTACGCTGGGTCTGGGGCGCTTGGGACCACTCAAACAACCAAAGACACTCGGTGAGCTGGTGGAGGTCGTTAAGGCCCAACTGGATGTGCCATACGTTAGGGTGGTAGGGGATCTCCATCGGCAGATCAAAAAAGCAGCCGTGCTTGGCGGTTCAGGCAGCCGTTATACCCTTCCAGCACGGTTCAAAGGGGCCGATGTTATCGTAACTGGAGACATTGATTATCATACGGCTCATGATGCGCTGATGGCGGGCATGTGTATTATCGATGTCGGGCATAATGCGGAGAAAATCATGAAACCGAAAACTGCGGACTGGCTGCGTTTACGTTTGGAAGACAAACGTTATGACACACAAGTAAGTGCATCCGAGGTAAACACGGAAGTATTTCAGTTTATCTAAAAGTACTCGGGCTCATGGCTTCCAGTAAGATTAGACTTGTTTGTAAACCCAAATGCCTGTATACTATGTAATGTTGTTCGGAAAGCTTGACAGACAATCGCTGGTGGCCTTCGTTGCCACGAGAGGAAAGTCCGGGCTCCACAGGGCAGGATGCTGGATAACGTCCAGTCAGCGCGAGTTGAAGGATAGTGCCACAGAAATGGACCGCCGATGGCCGGATTTTCCGGCACAGGCAAGGATGGAACCGAGGTGTAAGAGACCCCGAGGAACGCTGGTGACTTCGTTCCTGGTAAACCCCATCTGGAGCAAGACCTAATGGGACACAGTCGACTCTTTGGAGAAGGCAGCCTTAGCCCGAGGTGTGTCTAGGTTGGTCGCTTGAGCTGTGCAGCAATGTATGGCCTAGATAGATGATTGTCGCTTGTGGTGGGAGGGTAGTTCCCGTCTGAACCACGAAGAGCACAGAACCCGGCTTACGGTAAGCTTTCCTAACTACAACACAACAGTAACAAGTGCAGTCCACTATCAGTCAAGGGCCAAACAGAAGGAATTGTATCTGATGTGCCTGACTGATCAGAAGGACGCGATTATATTAAAAAGATTTCCTGCACTCGCAGGTCATATAAATAAGGCGTCAGACTTCGAGATTTCTCGGGTCTGACGCCTTATTTTTGTTGTTATTCGTTGGAATGAGAAACTGTTCCGAATGAAACAGTGGATGACAGTTCGTTACAGTGTAACTACACTATCTGACTGTAATGATGCATGCCAGCGTTGAATGGCACGATCCATACGCTCTACAGCCTCAGGAAGCAGATCTGGATCAGTATGAGTAAAGTTGATCCGCATACGGTTCAGCTCCGGTGTACCCGCATAGAAGGAATCCCCTGGTACAATGCATACTTTCTCCTGAATTCCATACGTGAACAGATTGCTGGCCAGCATGCCCTTAGGCAGTTGCAGCCATAGGAACATTCCGCCTTGAGGTGAGTTCCAAGAGATACCATCCCACGATTTTGCAGCCATGAGTGTGGTCATTTTTTTCATCCGTTGTTCATAATTCAGTGAGATATTGCGAATATGTCCGTCCAGATCGAAAGACTCCAGTAGCGCATGAAGTGCTCTTTGGTCGATGCTGCTGGAGTGCAAATCTGCCCCCTGTTTGGCGCGGGCAGCTATTTTGATTACATCCGGAGCAGCCAGTATCCAGCCAGTACGGAGGCC
Above is a window of Paenibacillus sp. E222 DNA encoding:
- a CDS encoding Nif3-like dinuclear metal center hexameric protein; translated protein: MFAKGQTVIQLMEQLAPKHLAVPDDRIGLQLGSLQKEITHVLIALDVTNEVVDEAIRIGANLIIAHHAIIFRPVKSLNTDTPMGKLYEKLIKHDIAVYISHTNLDVAEGGMNDWMAEAIGIESKESLEDVHTDHLFKLAVFVPRTHHEQVLQAILEAGAGSIGQYNKCSFNTEGTGTFVPGEGTQPFIGTEGQMERVEEMRIETIVPQSLRSKVIQAMLKAHPYEEVAYDLYAMDLKGRTLGLGRLGPLKQPKTLGELVEVVKAQLDVPYVRVVGDLHRQIKKAAVLGGSGSRYTLPARFKGADVIVTGDIDYHTAHDALMAGMCIIDVGHNAEKIMKPKTADWLRLRLEDKRYDTQVSASEVNTEVFQFI
- the rpoD gene encoding RNA polymerase sigma factor RpoD; this translates as MANDQHTELETELTLDQVKDQLIESGKKRASLNYKEIIEKLSPFEQDAEQMDEFYEQLSDLGIDVVNENDEEVTLRPSEDSENNTREGDDEFHFDDDLSLPPGIKINDPVRMYLKEIGRVPLLSADDEVELAKRIENGDEEAKRRLAEANLRLVVSIAKRYVGRGMLFLDLIQEGNMGLIKAVEKFDHKKGYKFSTYATWWIRQAITRAIADQARTIRIPVHMVETINKLIRVSRQLLQELGREPTPEEIAAEMDLSVEKVREITKIAQEPVSLETPIGEEDDSHLGDFIEDQEALAPADAAAYELLKEQLEDVLDTLTEREENVLRLRFGLDDGRTRTLEEVGKVFGVTRERIRQIEAKALRKLRHPSRSKRLKDFLE
- a CDS encoding class I SAM-dependent methyltransferase; this encodes MKLSNRLQRIHDQIPEGSRLADIGSDHALLPVAAVRSGKAVTAIAGEVNPGPYEAARKQVSDAGLKEQITVRRGDGLDIISAGEVDVITIAGMGGALIASILDRGLSKLDEVKLLILQPNVGEDILRRWLLEHHWVVVAEQLLEEDGKVYEIVTAMPKELSPIANEEVYRARPLEGGVVLTSDLLLRMGPYLTDRPTDVFFAKWESEIVKLQSVVQSISKSDQESSRDKAAEVERLIVNLKEVLSCLPKVKL